CGATGCCGTCGTCGGTGAGGACGCCATACTCTTCGCCGATCTTGCGGTTGAGGTCCGCGAGCATCGGGTACGCGATGTCACCGAGGCCCCCCTCCGAGCGGGCGCGTTGACGCCACGCGAGGTGGGTGAAGTGGCTATCGATCGAGCAGCTCAGCAGTTGCACGCCGCGCTTCGCGAACTCGGCGTTCGCATCCGAGAAGGCGATGATCTCGGTCGGGCAAACGAAGGTGAAGTCGAGCGGGTAGAAGAACAGCAGCACGTACTTGCCGCGGTAATCTTCAAGCTTCACTTCTTGGAACGTGCCGTCGGCCATGACGGCCTGACACGAGAACGAGGGAGCGGTCTTTTGCACGAGCGATGACATGGCGAATCTCTCAGTTAACGGTGGGTGGCGGCGGGAAAAACGAATTGTCCGGACGGGAATCGTTCCTTCGATTCATTTTTCAACCAAACCTTGGCGATGGCGGGGGCGTCGCTACGCGAGCGACTTCACGGCGGCGAGCGCGGGTTCGTAGTTCGGCTCGCTGGCGACTTCGGGGACGTATTCGACGTAAGCGACTTTGCCGGCGCCGTCGAGCACGAAGATCGCGCGGGATAGAATCTTCAGCTCTTCGATCAGCGTGCCGTAGCTGTTGCCGAAGTTGCGATCTTGGTAATCGCTGCCGACCCGCATGTTCGCGATCCCCTCGGCGCCGCAGAAGCGGGCTTGGGCGAACGGCAGGTCGAGGCTGACCGTCACGGCATTGATCTTGTCGCCGAGCGCGGCGACCGACTCGTTGAACTTCTTCGTCTGGATCGCACAAACCGGCGTATCGAGCGACGGGACGACGCTCAGCAGCGTCGGCTTGCCTTTCAGGTCGGCCAGCGTCAATTCCTTCAGGCCGTCCTTGTAGTAGTGAAGCTTGAAGTCGGGGGCTGCGTCGCCGACGGCGAGCGCCTTGCCGGCGAGCGTGAGCGGGGTTCCCTTGAACGTGACGGCGCCTGAGCGACCCATATCTTGACCTTTCAGCATGAAGGCAGTGAGCGTGATGCAGCCTGCATGGCGGGGCGCGCTGCAGGGACACTTATTGTCGGCTTTTGGCGAGCCAAGACAAGGGTTTCAGGGCGCCGCAACGGCCAGTATAGGGGAGGTCTATCGCAGGCAGAATTGCCGCCTATTTAGCAGCTGAAATTGCTCAGCCTTACGCCCCCGTCGCCGTGCGGTAGCAGTGGTCGAACAGGTGCTCCCACTCCAGCCGCTGAATCTCGCGGCACGCCAGATCGTCGCCGCTGCGAACCGCCGCTTCGCACGCATCGACGAACGCGTACGGATCGAACGCCCCGCCCGACGTCACGCGCTGCACCGCTTTGCTGTCGCCGAGCCCCAGCTGTGCGATCGCCGGCCCTAGCTCGCTAAAAACTTCATGCGGCCCCACGTGGCGGAACCAATACTTGGCGTTCGAGAAATCGCCCTCGCGACGATGCATCACGCCATGCCAGAAGCTGCCGCTCGGCGTTTCGATCTGCTGGCTAATCGAATGCGACTCGTCGAGAAAGTCGTGAAGCAGCCAGAGGCCCGCGAGACAGCAGCGGGCCATGTCGAGGTCGACGAGATGGGCGTCGCGAAACACCGTCGCCAGCGTCACCGCTTGCAGCGTGCGTCGTGCGTTCGCATCGCCGCGGCCACTCCCTAAAGTTCGGAGTCGATCGCCTGCCAACAGCGGCGCAAACGCCGGTCCATACGCCGCGGGGTCGAAGGTGTCCATCGCGTTGCCTCATTCCGAGTGGTGCGTCGCAGTGCGGGCTGCGACGTACCAGTCTCGGAGAGGCTGCGCTCACCGTCAACACGTGACGGCCTGGGTCAGAGCGTTTCTAGCCCCGGGCTTCGCCCCGGGGGTCGGCCACGACATCGCGAGACGTTGCCAAACGGAATGGAAACCTACCCCCGGGCGGAGCCCGGGGCTTCATTAACACGGAAAGCGATTAGCGGCGGCGAACGTTCGTTTCGCTGTTGGAACGGCGGGCGACGTTCGTTTGTGGGCGTGGATTCGCTGGGCGTCCTTGTTGTGCGGAGGACGAGCTGCGACGCTGTTCGGCGACAGTCGATTCGCTCATCCGCGGCTCCGGCGTGGTGAGTTCCACTTTGCCCAAAGCTTGCCCCATCGCCGTGAGGTTCCCCTGAGCGACGAGCGTGGCGTCGTTGGTCAAAATCCCTTCGCTCACGCCTTGCTCGATCAGTTCCAAGCCCGCTTCGGTCAGGTCGTACGCCTTTTCACGCAGCCCGATCTCCCAGTAGGAAACGCCCATGCTCACCAGGGCGTCGCCATGGTGGCCCGGCGTGGCGAGCGGCGTCATCGGCGCCGGCTTCAACAGCGGCTTGCAGGCTTTGTCGTACCACTTGCACGCCGTGCGATGGTCGTTGCGGTGGACGGCATGGACGGCGCCGAGCTGGAAGCAGACGCGACCCATCACGTAATCAGTGTCAGGATACTCCGCACGATTCGTCGCGGCCGCCGTGAGCAAGCTTTGCGCTTGTTCGCCGTACTTCACCGCCAGGTCCGACTCGCCGCGGCGATGCTGAATCTCCGCCGCGTGGAAGTAGGCGAGGCCGAGTTCCCAGTTCAGTTCTTTGCGAGCCGCTTCGTCGGTCAGCGTCGGCGTCAGTTCGGTCACCGCTTGTTCGGCTTCAGCGACCCACAGTTTCGGGTCAATCGGCGGCGAGAGACGACCGCCGGCCATCAAGGCGCTTTGAGCAACTTGCAAGCGAACGGAAACGTCGGCTTCGCCGGAAGCGATCATCTGCTCGGCAATGCCCGAGGCCCGCGTGATCCACTGCCCGACGAACTCATCCTTCTGCTGCCAATCGCCGGCGGAAATCCGTTCGGCGACAGCCAAGTGGGCGGCGAGCAACACCTCGTGAGCCGAAGCCTGCACCATCACGTCGTCGTCGGCCGCAAGCTTGTCGGCCAGTTCAATCGCTTTATTGTGGAGCGAGATGGCCCGCTCTTGGACTTCCTTCGAGCCGAGGCTCGCCAGCTGGCCCATCTCTTCGAGAGCGGCGGCGCGGACGATATCGGGTGCCGTCTTTCCTTCAAGAATGTGGCGAGTCTGCTCGACGGCGTCGTTGTAGCGGGCAAGTCGCGTGAGGCACTTGGCCCACTGCAGGCGATACTCGTCGTTCGTCGGATCGGCTTCAACGGCCGAAGCCGCCAGCTTCTCTGCTTCCGCCAGTTGGCCGACGTGCAACTTGGCCGACGAGAGATAATAGCGGCAGTCGGCGTTGGTCGGATCGAGTTGGAGAGCCGTCTCGAGATCGGCGATCTGGTGCGTGTAGTCTTTCTCAGGCGAACTGTGAGCACGGTCGACGAACGCCTCGGCGCCGACGGCGCGGATCACGATCTCGCAGACCGCGTCGACCGGGGTCGGTTCGATGTCGCTCTCAGCGCTGTCGTCGCTCGCCATCTCGCCCATGTTCGGGCTGTGATGGTACGTGACGCCGCGTTCGGGGTACGTCGTCGAGACGAGCGAACCCATATCGTCGAGCATCGTCGCCGAACGGAATTCGGTGAGACCAAGCTTGCCGCTAAGGTCTTCCGCGGCGATTACCTCAGCTAGTTCGACGCGGATCGAGGCGATGCGATCGCCGTCGAAATCAACGATCGTCTGCGGGAAGCCCTTCAAATCGAATGAGAGCGTTTGCGCGGATAGATCTTCGTCGAGCGGCTCGCCCCACAGCTTGATCAGCTGATCGCGGGTGGTGACGCCGGGAGTCGCGCCATTGAAGCTGGCGGTCTGCAGTTCCGTTTGGCTTTGTGTGGCGGCAGGCGCATCTTCGGCGAACGCCATCGGTTCGTCGGAGGGGAACTCGTCGATGACGGCTTCGTCGGTCGCGACCAAACCTTGGGAGTCGCCAGGCGGATCGGCCAGCGTCGGCTCGGCGCTGCCCGCGGCGGGTTCAGCCAAGTCTGGTTCGAACTGTGATTCGTATTCAGAGACGTCGGCGATTGGCTCGAGCGGCGCTTCGTCCGACTGATCGGTGGCGAGTTCGACGTCGGGATCAACCGTCGACAGCCGCGGCCCGGTGACGATGATCGAGCGTTCGCCTGGTCGCGGAGCACGGTCGGCCGCGACGGCGAAGGCAATGTCGAGCGACGACGTTTCCTCCGCGCAAGCAAGAACGGAACCGCCGAAGGCGGTCAGGA
This sequence is a window from Lacipirellula parvula. Protein-coding genes within it:
- a CDS encoding tetratricopeptide repeat protein, which encodes MSGGNLARPRLRSVRRWALLSFSGLLTAFGGSVLACAEETSSLDIAFAVAADRAPRPGERSIIVTGPRLSTVDPDVELATDQSDEAPLEPIADVSEYESQFEPDLAEPAAGSAEPTLADPPGDSQGLVATDEAVIDEFPSDEPMAFAEDAPAATQSQTELQTASFNGATPGVTTRDQLIKLWGEPLDEDLSAQTLSFDLKGFPQTIVDFDGDRIASIRVELAEVIAAEDLSGKLGLTEFRSATMLDDMGSLVSTTYPERGVTYHHSPNMGEMASDDSAESDIEPTPVDAVCEIVIRAVGAEAFVDRAHSSPEKDYTHQIADLETALQLDPTNADCRYYLSSAKLHVGQLAEAEKLAASAVEADPTNDEYRLQWAKCLTRLARYNDAVEQTRHILEGKTAPDIVRAAALEEMGQLASLGSKEVQERAISLHNKAIELADKLAADDDVMVQASAHEVLLAAHLAVAERISAGDWQQKDEFVGQWITRASGIAEQMIASGEADVSVRLQVAQSALMAGGRLSPPIDPKLWVAEAEQAVTELTPTLTDEAARKELNWELGLAYFHAAEIQHRRGESDLAVKYGEQAQSLLTAAATNRAEYPDTDYVMGRVCFQLGAVHAVHRNDHRTACKWYDKACKPLLKPAPMTPLATPGHHGDALVSMGVSYWEIGLREKAYDLTEAGLELIEQGVSEGILTNDATLVAQGNLTAMGQALGKVELTTPEPRMSESTVAEQRRSSSSAQQGRPANPRPQTNVARRSNSETNVRRR
- a CDS encoding peroxiredoxin; this translates as MSSLVQKTAPSFSCQAVMADGTFQEVKLEDYRGKYVLLFFYPLDFTFVCPTEIIAFSDANAEFAKRGVQLLSCSIDSHFTHLAWRQRARSEGGLGDIAYPMLADLNRKIGEEYGVLTDDGIALRGLFLMDKEGVVRHQVVNDLPLGRSVDEALRMVDALQFFEKNGEVCPANWKQGSLTIKPDPEKSLEYFEKANLQTAG
- the tpx gene encoding thiol peroxidase, producing MGRSGAVTFKGTPLTLAGKALAVGDAAPDFKLHYYKDGLKELTLADLKGKPTLLSVVPSLDTPVCAIQTKKFNESVAALGDKINAVTVSLDLPFAQARFCGAEGIANMRVGSDYQDRNFGNSYGTLIEELKILSRAIFVLDGAGKVAYVEYVPEVASEPNYEPALAAVKSLA